The Equus caballus isolate H_3958 breed thoroughbred chromosome 19, TB-T2T, whole genome shotgun sequence DNA window aatagcagcagcagcagaatggttttttttctctttattctcaaaCTGACCGTGAAGGAGAAAACACATGGAACAGGTTAACAATGTGACTCGaatctttactcttttctttccgTCTCAGGGACTGAAACTGACACGCTTTTCATAATATCCTGGTCACCAGGTCCTCTTGTCTTTTTCCCTTCAGTCCTTTCCAAGAGGAGACGCGGGGCCTGGCATCCTGTATTATTCCTAATTTCCAGGTGGAAAAATGAGACAGACGAAGCGACATCTACAAACACCAGggattatgttttttaaaaacaagacagaTCTTCTTGCTTTAATTCTTCTCTACATTACCACggcaaaatatttatcaaagtcCAAGAGATTACTGATACACAATAATGACCAACGACTTCGCATTAACGGAGCTATCGATAACTAATTCCCCAGTGAAGTAACTGGAAAAAGATTCAGATGTACAGGGTGACTCACTATTCTGTTTATACAGTTTTGAAACAACCATAACATTCAAACACCCAGAAAGTTCTaagtaatattaaataataactctGAAATACTGCAACATCTTGAGGTACTCTCTGAATGACCAAAAACAGATGAAATTTTGCTTCGTATCACTTAAGTTTTTTTacacagaattatttttaaaaattggtaatcCATGTAAGACATACACAAACCCCTTAACTGACTAGATTCTTCAATAAATAGAACTCCACGTTGCTTTGCTGTATGAACTAGCAAGCTTATAACTCAACAAAACCCTTTTAAGAAGTTCTAGTCTATAGAAGGACACGTTCAAATGGTTTGGTcctattaattttattaacaaaaccccccaaattcctttctatttcatttctctgaacaTTCTTTAAAGGGCCTGACTTGATTTCTGTCAAAATGAACCACAAGCGGAAGCCTCCAGTCTCCAGTTCTGCATGAGTCTCAGCTCAGCGTCAGCCAGCATGGCGACTGCTCGTGAATTTCCCATTGGAGATTTTTCAGTACCAACTTTAAGACTTTCCACAAAGTATCCTGTCCTTCTCTATGATTTTGGTAGAATGTCAAATTAATAATGACACGTGGTGTTCCTCAGCATAACCTGCCAAAATGTGATAATTTCCTTGGAAGAAAAGCCATGGGCTGCAATGACACGTCTGAGTTGACAAACATCCAAATGGATcctatataaaaagaaaaggtttgTGTCTTCTGGAATATGAATGTCCACTTTTAATAAATTCAAACAGATGCCAACATAAACATCTTCAAACTTGATGGGTTTTACGTGACTCATCATTTCATAGATCCTGGGCACCAAATCTCTGGACATTATGTAACCCAGCCCACTGCAGTAGGGAGGGAACACCTTGAAGGGATACTCCTGGTATGAAATATGAGATTTTTGGTAAAATCCTCTATAGGAGTAATTATCAATGAGGGGATAACCTGTGAAAAATTTCTCTGACtggtttaaatttaaaagatacttCACTAAATTGCCAGTGTTGACAAAAACATCAGTGTCTGTCTTCATGATGTACTTGGCATTGGGGCAAAACTCAGTTACCCACCTGAATGCCATAATTGTTTTCAAGGTCAGGTTATTATATGTGTCTAAAAAATCCTGTCGTATTATGTCGCCATAAAGAAGGTGTTCGTCCTCTAAGGACAATGCCAACACTTTGTCTTCCCTTTCAGCCTGTCGGCCTAGTAAGAAAAACGTAAGAACCTCATATCCCCACCAAGACTTTTTTTCACCCCAGGTAACTCTAATAGCCTGCCTGGCTTTCACATCTGAGGGGTGTGAGGTCACCAGGATGACAAGAAATGGGTTTTGAAGAGAGCAGTTTGAATGCTCTCGAAGCGTGAAGTGGAAGTCTTGTCTGTAAATGGGCTCATACTCGTAGAAGTACATCCAGTTGACGCGCTCGATCACGTTGTAGTGGGGCAGGCTGAGGTACCACATCACGAGGAAACTCAGGAGTGACAGCAGAAGGAGGCTCCACTTCAGGGATCTCAGCGACATCCTGCTCGGAAGGGTGGTCCCCGGAGCCAGGGCCACGCACGGCAGCTCGAAGGATGCGAGCCTCAGCTGCTGGAAAACTTACCAAAGACCCAGTTAGTGTTTGACCAGCCAGGAAACATTTCCAAAGGGTACCTGATGATCAGCTGAAGGAGAGAGTCCAAAAACACACTCTCCACAGCAAACCAAACTCCTGACCTGGATCTACGGCACTTCCCTCAACTACAGGAGAACGGACACCAACAACCAAGCATGTGCTTTAGCTTTTAAATCAAGACCAAGCTTAAAAACATCtctttatttggggaaaattaatatttactgtttgACCTAAAATAACTGTTGAAATATGATTTTGTCCCCAAAGA harbors:
- the B3GALNT1 gene encoding UDP-GalNAc:beta-1,3-N-acetylgalactosaminyltransferase 1 isoform X2, which translates into the protein MHIKFQALFDDSLLLNVQLRKLKVFHTGEINQEVFQQLRLASFELPCVALAPGTTLPSRMSLRSLKWSLLLLSLLSFLVMWYLSLPHYNVIERVNWMYFYEYEPIYRQDFHFTLREHSNCSLQNPFLVILVTSHPSDVKARQAIRVTWGEKKSWWGYEVLTFFLLGRQAEREDKVLALSLEDEHLLYGDIIRQDFLDTYNNLTLKTIMAFRWVTEFCPNAKYIMKTDTDVFVNTGNLVKYLLNLNQSEKFFTGYPLIDNYSYRGFYQKSHISYQEYPFKVFPPYCSGLGYIMSRDLVPRIYEMMSHVKPIKFEDVYVGICLNLLKVDIHIPEDTNLFFLYRIHLDVCQLRRVIAAHGFSSKEIITFWQVMLRNTTCHY
- the B3GALNT1 gene encoding UDP-GalNAc:beta-1,3-N-acetylgalactosaminyltransferase 1 isoform X1, whose protein sequence is MEYRKQQKTSAKALVSSEILQKFQALFDDSLLLNVQLRKLKVFHTGEINQEVFQQLRLASFELPCVALAPGTTLPSRMSLRSLKWSLLLLSLLSFLVMWYLSLPHYNVIERVNWMYFYEYEPIYRQDFHFTLREHSNCSLQNPFLVILVTSHPSDVKARQAIRVTWGEKKSWWGYEVLTFFLLGRQAEREDKVLALSLEDEHLLYGDIIRQDFLDTYNNLTLKTIMAFRWVTEFCPNAKYIMKTDTDVFVNTGNLVKYLLNLNQSEKFFTGYPLIDNYSYRGFYQKSHISYQEYPFKVFPPYCSGLGYIMSRDLVPRIYEMMSHVKPIKFEDVYVGICLNLLKVDIHIPEDTNLFFLYRIHLDVCQLRRVIAAHGFSSKEIITFWQVMLRNTTCHY
- the B3GALNT1 gene encoding UDP-GalNAc:beta-1,3-N-acetylgalactosaminyltransferase 1 isoform X3; the encoded protein is MSLRSLKWSLLLLSLLSFLVMWYLSLPHYNVIERVNWMYFYEYEPIYRQDFHFTLREHSNCSLQNPFLVILVTSHPSDVKARQAIRVTWGEKKSWWGYEVLTFFLLGRQAEREDKVLALSLEDEHLLYGDIIRQDFLDTYNNLTLKTIMAFRWVTEFCPNAKYIMKTDTDVFVNTGNLVKYLLNLNQSEKFFTGYPLIDNYSYRGFYQKSHISYQEYPFKVFPPYCSGLGYIMSRDLVPRIYEMMSHVKPIKFEDVYVGICLNLLKVDIHIPEDTNLFFLYRIHLDVCQLRRVIAAHGFSSKEIITFWQVMLRNTTCHY